The region TAGGTCTACAGTAATGGTCAAGTACAGGTGCTTCAAATGTGTCAACTTCATTCTCCCTGGATTACTTCACACCTTTATTCTCCCAGAGTAATTAAGTCTGTGCTGTTACAGCTGctattcactgtaaaaaaaacttgctCACTGTGAGGCCAGATAAGCATGTCACAACTGCGCGAAATTACCTAAGAAGGAAAATCCCCTTTCCACAAAATACATCTTAATGGTTTGCGGTGACACTCTTTCTTTATCACGCCGCGCTTGAATCCcaaggtgtgtgtatgagcagttCTTTTTAAACTCAACAGCTGAATAGCACATAGCTTCTACCCTTTTCCGCCATGCGGGCTGTAACGCATCCGCATGGTATCCGCCTTCACTAGTATTAAAACCCGATATTTTAACGGAAGCTCAGAATTTAAAACTAGCAAAGACGAATGGTACCGCAGCCTGGATTTTAGATCCGGACCCAACATACGGTACATTCGACCCGAAAGGTGGAGGGAAAAGCGCATTTGTGCGGAACACCAATGGATTTTAATCATGCATGACAAAACTCAACGTTATTTTAAATCATGGTTCTTCAAGTGTGGCATGCAATTTTTGTCTCTTAAATACTGCGTGAGGGGAACTGTCAACGGACTAGTAGTAAATCCTCGCTTTCGGCGAAAGAAGCAATGGTGTCAGTAAGACGAGGTAGCGAGTCCGACAATTTAGTGTGTTTGAGTTGAGAGTGGTCGTCTTTGTCCAGCTCGACCAGGTGGCCTTCTTTGCGCTCTTCGTAGCGTTCTTCCTGTGGACGTGGGAGGAAAAACTGTGATCAGGAAGTTTCCGGAAAAGATCTAAAGCACTGTTCGATTACTTGCTGTAAATGGAAGTCGAAGTAATGTCGTACGAAATCTAGTTTACGGGAAGGTACTAGAAACCTTTCTTTTTAACCACGTGCACAAGCGACAATGATGATATACTTGCGTTTTCCTTTTACATCATTTATGTGGTTGGAATAAtttcaaataagatttttttattttaaagattgtGTTATAAACGTTATCGGGATTTTCCTGCATTTCCACATTCCTTTTATTGGGTCCAAGTAAAGGATACACAATCttgggaaattattttaatgtaatgcttttaaagatttttttttaatgtgacacACAGGACCGTTTCCCCCTGTATATATTGTGAACTCTGCTGTAAGTCGTGTGAGCACAGAATACGAATTTAATTACCAAGACCATTTTCCTCAAGTGTAGTGAACAGAAATCTGAGAATGCTGAAGGCTTTTGCTGACAGAACGTTGCATTTAATCGTGTCCTGTGTGGCCATCCTGCTACAAGTCCTCTTGCGACCACCAGGTGgcagaagaaaacaaatgcagtgaTTGTGTTTTCACGGATTGGAGCCTTGTAAAACCAATGCTTTCAAGCTCACTATTTATTACgtttgtgcttttaaagaaCACTTTGATTTGATCGCGTCTTTGCGAAATTTGATAAAAGTATGAAAAGAAATGGACACTGGTGTTTCAAGTGCACGCTTTTTTGGGAAACTGCAAGAATGTGAAAAATCGTAAATGCAGTTGTAAACAAGGGATCTTGCTGCACATAATACAAAAGGTTCACCATTAAGGTTAGTGCTGGACTGAgattcattattcattcaaCCCATCTATCTCACAGCTCGATGTCAGTGCTCTGGTAATGCTGTATACCAAGAGAAGATTTGCATATGGCTGAGAAGGTACAACCAACCTGGTACTCTTGAAAGaaagcaaatatgcaaataaagatGGATTTTATATggatccccccctccccttcctcagTATAaagtaaatggaaaatgtgtgatgtcattcctttgactttttctgtttttatgtgtctGATGGGCTGCTAATGGCTCTCCTATGTgtagtgaccaaaaaaaaacaactcaaaaacacaaaaaaaaaataaagcttgcGCACATTGAGTGTCAAAGGTACATTGTTACAAACAGCTTACAAGCATCTACTTACCTTCACAATTACTAATGTACTTTGAGAAGAAAGAAGTCTTAGTTTACCATTTACCGCCAGTTGACCAGAGAGAAATCTGAAGGATTTTTACTCTGGGTTGTGCTGGCTCTCGTATTGGGATGAACGACCACCGTGGcgatttataaatgaaaatataagcaTAAAGACGTGTTAACATACTGCACTCCTACATGCTCGACTAATGTCTTTTTTCGAATGCACAATTTTTACTGTTGTATGTTTTTCCACATAGTAGTATATatctataaaaacaaataatgataatagaGAATTAAGGTAATTTGAGGGAATAAAAGTAACTTTATTATTGGTAGGCTGTACAAATTCAATTGTGTAGAGCAGGCTCTGCAGGGAGCGCTgggactgaattttttttttttttttttttttcctctgttaatatcaatgtaaataatgatttaataagGCCAACTTGTAGCTACTTAACCTGTttaataagagaaagtggaaaCTTCCTACAGATGGTGatgtaataaaatgttctgaaaattaAAGATTAGaggtattttttattgatttgccTGTCTTTTTCCTTCACATTTTGTGCATGCATCTCGCATAAAGCAGAGAGTTCAAAGTTGTTTAAATTTCAAAGGGAAAGCTGCCTTTTCTCACTCAGAAACCCAGTGACCCCATGAAGTCTAAATCTGTTTTCCTAACCTCCCACACTgcaaagcaggggtgtccaatgtTATTTCAGAAGGGCCAGTATGGAAGCAGACTTGTTCTTACCCAGCACCAGCACccgatttaaaaataaaaataaaaaacaaggcCTTGACTGAAGACTTGACTAGCTGAATTGGGTGTTTTAGCATTGTGGTGGAACAAAATCCTGTACCCACACCAGCCTTTCTCTGAAAACCATTACACACCCCTGCTGCGAAGGCCACACGGTGCCGTGCACTGCGAATGCGTGCCACGTGCGTCCATGAAGTGGACACGGGGGACGGACTACCCACGATGCAGCGCGTGGTTTAGAACGTTAGCTGCACCACACTGATGGAGCGCCTGGTGCACGGCGCGGGGAGCAGCGGTGGTGGTTTGTCCCGGTGGCCCTGCGGCTTGCTGATGATGAGCAGGGGGTTGCTGTGGCGCAGGACGTCGTCGCACACGGAGACGCCGTCCAGGAAGTTGCGGAGCTGGGTGCGCAGGTGCCTGTTCTGCTCGGCCATACGggcctgctcctgctgcaggcaCAGGTGCTCCTTCAGGGCCGCGTTGTAGCGGTGCCAGAAGCTCTCCAGCGGAGACACCTCCTGAATGTTCTGGAAAGAGGAGGACGTTTGGCTTTCAAACGCCTACGAGAACGCGTTCCCTTTTCTGAGCGTGGCGTTTGTTggttggtgctgtgtgtgtgtgtgcgtgcgcgcgcgcgcataagtgcatgtgtgtctgtcagaaagagaaagtgagagagacgAGTTGAATGTTCTGGAAAGAGGAGGATCTATTGCTTTCAAACACCTACGAGCACGTACTGCCTTTCCTGAGCATGGAATTTGCTGgttggtgctctgtgtgtgcgtgtgtctgccagagagaaagtgagaaagaggCAACCTAAATGTTCTTGAAAGAGAAGGATATATTGATTTTAAACATCTGAGCACACTGGTCTCTTTTCTGAGCACAgaattgtttgttgtgttttgtttgtgtgagagagtgataTACCGAGTGTGTAATTTGAGTGTGCATGCCAGTCACTGCGGACAGTGCTACCTTGACCATTTCCTCAGACATGGGCTCCATGCAGAGGCTGTTGAGCAGGACCTGCTCCTCGGCGCTCTGAGAGGTGGAGTAATACACCTTCTCCCGCTCCTTCTCCAGCCTGCGGCATGCCTCCATCAGGCGCAGCAGCTTCTCCCCCTGCACCAGAAACACTGAGCTTAGCAAAGCCACGCCCTTCACCTGGCTGGGCGGGGCCACAGATATTTGGTTTGTGGCTGTAGGCTTCAACTGCCATATTCCTGTACGATTCCTATCATCCAGCCCATTTTGTCGATTTACAAGTACAAATGACGTACGCAGGCAACTACGTCTCCAGTTAGTGTTGAACTAGCATTCCAtacaacaaacattttcacttgaAGGCTGTTCATATCTTTGAGGGTATCTATGGAACCGTATATTAAAGATATCTATGGTTATTAAAGAGCCCACTTGGACACTTGACTGCCCTGGGCCTAGGAGATGCCGGGAAAATATTCAGTAAATATGACCCTCCATGTGCAGTAGAATCATCTGGGCCGGTCAGCGGATATGTAACACCACAAGCCTTCAGTACTTTGATAGGTTCACCAAGCAGAGCTGTGTGCCTTGTTTATCTGGTGTGTAAACCAGGCTTGCCTTGAGTATGATGGCCTGTATCTTCTTGGAAGTGGCGTTGCAGTGCTTGACCAGGCTGGCGAGATGGTTCTTGTCCCTGACGCGGGTGGTGCACatctgcactttgagctgctGTCCCTGCATGGTCACCTCCTCTTTGACCGCCCGCAGGCCCCCCAGCGCCGAGAAGCACTCCTCCTTCGTGCAGGAGAGCCGCGCCCGCAATGCCACGATTGAGTCCTACCAAGGGAGGGTTTGCGTTTGTGTCCGCAGACATGCAGCCGTTGTGCAAAACTATCGCTGTGGACGTAGACCCCCCAGActggggtaggggtggggggtgggggggggttatgccCCGTTTAAATCTAATCGGCGGACGAGAGCTGGGGGCTGggaaagccccgcccctctgacCTGCAGCTTGTGGAGCTTCTTCACGTGGAGCTCTATTTCGTCGACGCAGAGCTTGTCGTGGGCCTGCAGCGACTCGAGGGCCACATATTGGTCCTCCGTGCTCTCTCTGTAGCTCCAGACGGTGTGCTGGACCTGATTCCACAGGAGCTCGACGTCCCCCTCCAGCTGGACCCGCAGCGTGTTGCGCTCCTCTGTGTTCTGTCAGACACAGGACCAGTTGCAGTTAGGTAAGTGTCCTCACTGTCCCCGTGTGTTGGTACTTATCGCGTAGCTACGCTCGGTGGCTCGTGTTGTGTGTCTCCTGCCAATTTACAGTTAGCCTGACTCTGCAAGTAGATACCGCTGTATGTATGATCCGTGTATTTCCTTTCAGTAAGGTAGTCTGGTCTTAAAACAGACTCCCTTTCAGTGGTACGGTTCAGGTCCAGTgaggtcagtgtgcagtgcagtggtgtGGTTTAGGTCCAGTGAGGTCAGTGTGCAGTTCAGTGGTGCAGTTCAGGTCCAGTGAGGTCAGTGTGCAGCGAAGTGGTATGGTTCAGGTCCAGTgaggtcagtgtgcagtgcagtggtaTGGTTAAGGTCCAGTgaggtcagtgtgcagtggtACGGTTCAGGTCCAGTGAggtcagtgtgtgcagtgcagtggtaTGGTTCAGGTCCAGTGAGGTCAGTGTGGCATACCCTATTTTCGATATCGACGCAGGTGCTCTGGAAGTCCTGTCGCACATCACTGTCCACCTCACTGTAGTACTGGTCAATGGCAAAGTTCACCTCCTCCAGGTACTTACACTCCTTCTCATGCTGAGTCAGGATCAGttgtctacacacacacacacatacagcatgcCCCACAGGGTTATTAATTAATTGTGCAAGCTTGCTAAATTCATTCtgaaacacgcatacacactgcACGGTGTGTGATTTTTCAGAAATCATCAGCGGCGCACAGGAAGCTTGCCTCTCCGCTCTGAAGTCTTTGCCGATGATCTCCAGCATGCTGCTCCACTGGCGCTCCAGTGACGACACCCTGCCCTTCTGATGGTCCAGGAGCTGATCCACACACTGCACGTAGGAGCTGAGCGCGTGCGCCGACTGCTGCTTGGTCTCCTTCAGGTCGCACAGCATGCACTGCGGTGGACACACGGGGGGAGACGCGCGGATGCACGATGAGCCTCAGCGTTACTGCACACGACGGAGAGGCCCGGGGAGCGGGGGAAGGGGAGGCTGCGCCTCCTCGGGGGAGCAGGGGAAGGGGCGACCGCGCCTCCTCGGGGGGGAGCTCCTCACCTTGATGATGCTGTCCTTGTGCCCGAGCACCCTCTCGAAGGTGTGGCTGAGCACGGCGATGTCGCGCCGCAGCTCCTGGGCGCACGCCTGCCTGAACACCGCCCGCCACTTCTCCGTCAGCTTGTGCTGGTTGGTCACGctgttcttctcctccttctgcaGCTTATCCTGGGGGACAGGAGACGGTGATGGAGTAGGGGCGCAAGGAAACGTGGGGAGGTGGGGAAATCTGGAAAAAGATCCAGTAttgtgtggagaggagaggggagaggcaggagaggGGGCACAACAAAACAGGCGAGGATCCCCAAACATACACATCTCTACCTGTCTAAACATTCTCAGTATGCACAACAACATACCCTCCAAACACAAGCATTTTATAATTCCACTCTTCTATTGATGTAATGGCAGGAGGTCCATACACGTTTATGCCCATTAAGGACAACTGAGAGGCAGTGCGTCTGAAAAGCGCAAATTTAGAAAGCTAAAAGGATCAGGACATTGTACCTTGAGGAACTGTATAAGCATggcctgttttttctttgccgcctcctcctctgctAAGGCTTTCTGCTTCATATAGagttccctctcttcctctgtcatGGGAACTGACTTTCCCTtgcctttcttctttttcttcgcCATGCTTCCCTACTTCTCTTTCCTTATGGCAACGTGCAATATCTGTTTCAAGTCCTTTCCTTTCCCCTTGGGGCCAACTGCTTTCAAGAAATGTTCAGAAGCTACACATAATGTGACAAattgtaaatgtttataaaCAATGTTACCAGTCAAACAGATGTTGATCAATGGCAAGTGAAGTACATTGGGAATTATCAGGTTAAACTAACTGTATTTAAGTTAGTTCCCAGATAGCCAACAATAGCATGTACATTTTCAGCTAAGTTACCATAGTGTTAGTGTTAATACTAGCTGTGTGTTGCAAttaatgttttgaaatgcaAGCTTAAATTTGCTGACCAGTGTTCCCCTCTCTACTTAAGTTACTTTGTCTTTAAAGCCCTTTACATTTGCCGTAACGGTATTAACTTGCTACAATGAAATTACGAAGTATCAAACTGGTGTTGTTAAAAAGTTTAATACGCTAAATTGTCtaacgttactgcagttctATTGCACAGAACTTTTAAATATCAGTTATTATAATAAGAAGTTTTATATAATAGATACGTTTGCAAATTATTATGCATGTCACCCCActcgttttttcttttcttgtcttACCCGATTTGACGAGAGAAGCAGGATTACAACGGTCATAACAGCAAGTTTTGTAGTATTATGTAGGAATTTGTGTCCGTTGTTATGACGTCAGGTCACTCGTGCACGGACCTGTCTCCATCTCACGTCACAGCAGAAGTAAAAAATGTCATGCAACGATTTTATCCCGCACTTTTTCGCTTACTCTTGTTTTTTAATTAGCACATAATCGTCCTTTTTTATTGAGATTAAATTATTATgtctatatttatattaatatattaaaccTACAAATATTATATATCCAAAAACGAATCCTACACATTTCATTATTAGCAGGAGTTGTTCTGTGGGAGTGAGGAGAGTAAATTGGCTACACTGATGGGGGGTACTCATGTTTTGAAGGGGTTTTGCAACACGGGTCCACTTCTGTAACGGACCAGGCTCAAAATTGCGTCCCACGCGAGTGTGTATCCGCCTATCCGCTTGCGATCAGCGGGTGGCAACCATGCACATAATGGTTTTGTGTGGTTTATCGGTATAATTAGATTTTCAGCGGTCATTGTGGATTTTATCGTAACACTGAAGTAACACATTGGAGGGAGAAAGGAAATAATACAACTAGTCGAGTTAAATAGCAAATAGCAGTTTCCAGCTTTGTACAGTTTGTGGTTGGCTAGCCAGCTAAGTTCGGAAGAAGCTACGCAGTGTTACACAGGTTAGTAGGAGTGGCTGGCTAGCTGATGCGAACTAAAATGATTATGAAGTTTAAGGGGATGTATGTATTTGATGTCATTGTGCAATAAGTGGTACTTTTATTTACTTGAATACGTGGTCTTGTTGGAAACTAGCTAGATAATGTTTAGAAGTTAAAAGTGGCATTTGGCTTAATTACTCACGATGTAGCTACCTAATGTTAGCATTTGCTCGCTAATGGAGCAAGTGAACGCTCGCTGTATAACGACACGCGTTTGATTTAGTAATATACTTTACATTGCACTTGACAAGTTCTATTACCTTTTAGCCAAGATTATTTCTAGGTGAAAACAAGCAGTTGTGTTGTTTTAAACTTGTATTAAACGGCAAATAAAAGTGTTCACTTTGAACCTTTGGGACTTCAGTCTGTTATCaaataattaagtttttttttaagctgtaccaaaattattaatcattattattattagtattcatttaaatacaattattggTTAAGCAAAGAGGAACATATAGGGAACCTGAAAATGCTtaaatgtgcttgtgtttttaaacGAAACTGCATTTTGACCAGCCTTGTCCGTGTCTATTGTTCGGTAAAAGCAATGGAGCCATCAGAAGGATCCACCCCTGATTCAGGAAGCCAGGAGGTAAACCCTGTCTACCTGCAGCAGCTACGGGAACTGGACATTCCCGAAGAGGCTGCAAAGCAGGTAGGCCTACTTGACCTTCAGCTGAGCTGAAAAGGCTCCTGGGTTTTTGGAGCATCTTGCATGTTAGACGTAATGGTCGCTGTCACAGTTGTAGCACCTCACGTGTTTGATTTATGCCCCAGTCTTATTGCTATACTGGAAAGCGCCTAGAGCAGTGCACCAGGTATTTCTGCACTTAATGTCTAATTATATTAACTGGTCTGATCAGTTTTGCACTGAACATCTGTAACGTTACCCCCTACTCTGTTCTGAggctcgcccccccccaaaaaaaaaaaaaaaaaaaaatacacttggTGTTGTTTATTATAATGTCCATGTATTCACTTTGGAGAAGTGCTTACCACATAAAACAACCCCAGATGCACTGTCAAAACAATGTGGCGATGTGTCAAGCATCTTTTGTCACTGGTTAACTCATGCAACTGCATGATTTGATGTCACTTCCTTGTGTCTTCTGGACTCATCCCAGAGCTGTCAGCTGCCCTTGACTCACGCTGACGGGCCCATTTATCGGTCTGCCTATATGCGTGTACCCAATCCACTTTACCTGCGCCTTGCATTGTTGTAGGGTGACAAGCCcatctgtctttatttttaaaggagagcaggaCAGTCCACCTGGTTATCtttgggttttttctttcttattgtcTGCTCTATTCAGACGTGCAGGGTATAGCTTGATTCTGACAGGCACAGATCCtggcagagagggtaacagatatGGGGGCCGCAGCTGAGAAAGTGGCGTTTCGGGGATCGAACCCACACccgtgtggggtggggggtggggtgttgcaTATTGAGAGTCGCCTGCCCTGTGAACCGTGCCACCCACACCCCAGCTGTCTTACCGCGCGGCGTTTAATTGCACCGTGTCCCGTGACGTTAATGTCGGCTTACAAATATAGGCTTGTgttgattttttgttgttgtttttcttttcttaggCATTGCTGCACACCAGGAACGTATCCGCCGAGGAAGCTGCCATGTATTACTTCAACAAGCTGGAAAACGAGGTGCCGTCGTCTCTCCCGCGTTCGCAACAGTGTATTATTGTGCGGTTCTGATTGGTCTGGGTCTAAATCacttttccctcccttttttccAGTACGAAGGTGATGAGGATCTGATGTTCAAGATGGTGTTTGTGGTGAACATGGACCTGTCTATGGGGGTGGGGAAGGTTGGTTTGCTGCAGTTATTAAATATCTTGTCTGATAGGATCAGAAATGCAAGTTTTAAGTGTTATGAGATTAAATGTATACTGAAATGAAAGGAACCAGGTGTTCCATAATTAAAGTCATAGTTGGGGGGTGGAAACTGGTAATTATTTCATAATACAGTTAAGCGCATTCTTTGATATGCCACATTTAAGCCTACTTATAGCTACCTAGTTTGGTGATTTTTATGTCTTCCATAATGGCAGACAGCTGAGGGTTgcagaaacatttcaaatggaaaCCAGTTCCTTTTCTGCTTGATACAATTATTCCACCCCATAATGGATTGATGAACTGTCCGAGGCAAGCATGCGTGGGCACGGTACTCCACTCGGGGATGGGCTTCGACTCTGACTCAGACTTAGGCACAGCTCACCGTTACTGCATTTACTCCATCATTTGGCCCAGTGGCTCCCAGGCATAATTAAATGGGCGAGGGCACCTATACCGTTCAGCTGCCAGCGCAGCTGACTTACCGATCCGTCCTCTGCGCAGGTGGCTGCTCAGGTGGGTCATGGCGCGGTGGGGCTGTACCAGGCCCTGCAGGAGAAGAACAGCTGGAGAGAGATGGCTTGGAAGTGGGACCATGCCGGGTGAGTGCCAgtttccacagggtggcagatCAGGCAGCGGGTAACCAACCAGCAGTCACCAAGCCAGACTATACATCTTCAATCACATTACATAGTTACCCCTTTATGCAGTTGTAGAAATACATTAACGCACATTGGACTGACATAGAAGACATTCCTGAAGCTCAGTATGGCCACAGAGTTCATAACCCATTTCTTGCTACTGTGTTCTGATAGATATATTTCATAGAAGACAGTTATTGCATTAATGCTGTGTCATGCTGAATGAATAAACTGCCTGCTCCATGTCTTAGAGTTTAGCAGTACCGCAGGGATGTGATATGGTTTGACGTAGCATCCTTGTCACGGTGCTTTCTCTGTACAGGGCAAAGAAGGTGGTGGTTCAGGGCAGTAACATGGCTCACCTCCTGGAGCTACAGGCTCTGGCCATGAGTCTCAATCTGCCCACGTACCTGGTGCAGGACGCTGGCAAGACTCAGGTAGGCTGGCTAACCCTTGGTTGTTGTCCTCATATAACAAGGACTTGGATTAACAGAGTCAATAAAGTTTTTAATAAGTTTTAACTGGATTTTTTCCGCTGATAATTATGGGACCTTTTTGTCCCCAATTTCTGTGGTGTCACTGCATAAAGATCATTTTCCAAAGTGAACTATACATCATGGTTTCCACAGTTTATGTATGACTGTATAACTGTTGTCGTCCTGTATAGGTGGAGGCTGGGTCACGCACTGTTCTGGCCATTGTCGGGGAGGAAGAGATGGTGAACAACGTGACAGGGAGCCTGAAGCTTCTCTGAGAGCCGGGATGCCAGGTGTATGACTGTGCAGGGCTGCAGAccgaccagcagagggcagaatCTGGTTATGGCAGAGGGAGTCCACGCGCAATcgtttagaaaaaagaaaaaaaaacgggaaaTCATAAGACACAGCCATTTTTGTTCCGTTCCCTCTCTCAGCCATCAACCGGAGGCAAAAGAAAAGCAAGCCAGCCTGACTCATGAGAAAGGACCAATTTTTACAACCAAACCAGGGTGGCtgcatatcagaaaaaataAGTTTACAAAGAGACAGAAGCCAAATTTTGTGGCAAGAAAGAAGCCCAGAATAtaatcattaaattaaataagaagTTGACAACAATAATGTATCTCATCCCTAGTCTCCTAAATGCTGTTTCCCTTTAGCAGACTGAAAAACACTATTCCCTGTATAATCTTGATTGATAAACCAGTGAGCAAATTTAAAGCAGGATCTTCCTGTTCATTTTACAGTAAAGGTGACCCGTTGTTCTGCTGGGATTGGTGTCATTTCAAGGAAAATAACGACATGATGACGCATGTTAATGCCCATCCTTTAAAGAAGTACAGTGTCTTAACGTCCAGTTCTCAGTATCCTGTTATAGTCTTTGctgattacattttgtttggagGAAGGAAAAAGTTACATTCAATCTGTTTCTTTACAGTTTTTGGACATTGGGTttgctacattttatttatttg is a window of Anguilla anguilla isolate fAngAng1 chromosome 13, fAngAng1.pri, whole genome shotgun sequence DNA encoding:
- the LOC118210947 gene encoding dynein regulatory complex subunit 2-like isoform X1; translation: MAKKKKKGKGKSVPMTEEERELYMKQKALAEEEAAKKKQAMLIQFLKDKLQKEEKNSVTNQHKLTEKWRAVFRQACAQELRRDIAVLSHTFERVLGHKDSIIKCMLCDLKETKQQSAHALSSYVQCVDQLLDHQKGRVSSLERQWSSMLEIIGKDFRAERQLILTQHEKECKYLEEVNFAIDQYYSEVDSDVRQDFQSTCVDIENRNTEERNTLRVQLEGDVELLWNQVQHTVWSYRESTEDQYVALESLQAHDKLCVDEIELHVKKLHKLQDSIVALRARLSCTKEECFSALGGLRAVKEEVTMQGQQLKVQMCTTRVRDKNHLASLVKHCNATSKKIQAIILKGEKLLRLMEACRRLEKEREKVYYSTSQSAEEQVLLNSLCMEPMSEEMVKNIQEVSPLESFWHRYNAALKEHLCLQQEQARMAEQNRHLRTQLRNFLDGVSVCDDVLRHSNPLLIISKPQGHRDKPPPLLPAPCTRRSISVVQLTF
- the LOC118210947 gene encoding dynein regulatory complex subunit 2-like isoform X2, which produces MTVVILLLSSNRDKLQKEEKNSVTNQHKLTEKWRAVFRQACAQELRRDIAVLSHTFERVLGHKDSIIKCMLCDLKETKQQSAHALSSYVQCVDQLLDHQKGRVSSLERQWSSMLEIIGKDFRAERQLILTQHEKECKYLEEVNFAIDQYYSEVDSDVRQDFQSTCVDIENRNTEERNTLRVQLEGDVELLWNQVQHTVWSYRESTEDQYVALESLQAHDKLCVDEIELHVKKLHKLQDSIVALRARLSCTKEECFSALGGLRAVKEEVTMQGQQLKVQMCTTRVRDKNHLASLVKHCNATSKKIQAIILKGEKLLRLMEACRRLEKEREKVYYSTSQSAEEQVLLNSLCMEPMSEEMVKNIQEVSPLESFWHRYNAALKEHLCLQQEQARMAEQNRHLRTQLRNFLDGVSVCDDVLRHSNPLLIISKPQGHRDKPPPLLPAPCTRRSISVVQLTF
- the si:dkey-19e4.5 gene encoding UBA_like_SF and PTH2 domain-containing protein; the protein is MEPSEGSTPDSGSQEVNPVYLQQLRELDIPEEAAKQALLHTRNVSAEEAAMYYFNKLENEYEGDEDLMFKMVFVVNMDLSMGVGKVAAQVGHGAVGLYQALQEKNSWREMAWKWDHAGAKKVVVQGSNMAHLLELQALAMSLNLPTYLVQDAGKTQVEAGSRTVLAIVGEEEMVNNVTGSLKLL